ATTGCGTGGGGCAGGGCTGGGAAGTGAAATACCGCCTGATGAAAGGGTACGTGGAAGGCGTAGCTGCGCTGCGCGAGGCCGACCCAAGCGTCCGCATCCTGACCACGGAGCCGCTTATTAACATTGTGCCACCACCGTGGGCTGATGCCGACCACCGTCGCCGTATCGCAGAATGGCACGACCACCAGTTTCAGTCAGTAGACATGCTATCGGGGCGGATATGCCCCGAGCTAGGAGGACGCCCGGAGTTTATCGACATCCTAGGGTTCAACTTTTACTACGATAACCAGTGGCAGCTTGACCCCTACGAGCGTATTCCGTGGGCCGAAGAGCCTGCCGATGCCCGGTGGCGCCCACTAAATGAGCTGCTAATGGCAGCCCACAAGCGTTACAACTGCCCCGTGGTGCTCACCGAAACTAGCCACCCTGGCGTCGACCGCCCGAAATGGACGCGCATGATTGCCGAGGAATGTGCCCAGGCGATCCGCAAAGGCGTGCCATTGTGGGGCGTGTGCTTGTACCCCATCATCGACCGTCCTGACTGGGACCACCTCACGCCCTGGCACCAATCTGGCCTGTGGGACGCGGAGTTGCGCCCCGATGGCGAGCCACATCACCGGGTATTGTATGAGCCCTACGCTACGGCGTTGCGAGCAGCGCAAGCCAAGGTGGCCGCCGCTTTG
This Hymenobacter sp. GOD-10R DNA region includes the following protein-coding sequences:
- a CDS encoding amine oxidase; translation: MPAKHTEDPDFGPNPFQSFWMGGYECTDQLNAFGNRVDFLNVTNHLELLNEDYQDLKPFGIGTVREGIRWSFVEKIPYQYDWSTVQVLLDAGKRHGIQQVWDLCHFGYPDDLTPLHPMFARRFAALCRAFVEFYRSQRPDDTLIITPINEVSFMSWLGGDARGTSPYCVGQGWEVKYRLMKGYVEGVAALREADPSVRILTTEPLINIVPPPWADADHRRRIAEWHDHQFQSVDMLSGRICPELGGRPEFIDILGFNFYYDNQWQLDPYERIPWAEEPADARWRPLNELLMAAHKRYNCPVVLTETSHPGVDRPKWTRMIAEECAQAIRKGVPLWGVCLYPIIDRPDWDHLTPWHQSGLWDAELRPDGEPHHRVLYEPYATALRAAQAKVAAALPVPNPKVNPVSLSLS